A genomic segment from Necator americanus strain Aroian chromosome III, whole genome shotgun sequence encodes:
- a CDS encoding hypothetical protein (NECATOR_CHRIII.G11340.T2), protein MSLKKFVMSGIQDVLENKLGQVTGRGQQQQQQPQYNSQQNQGSNMNQGYHNQGGYPPQSGPGNAGYNPYGQQNNYPPNEGGYPPQQGGYPPPGGYLPQGGYPPQGSYPGMPQPGGYPPNQGAGGYPPQGGAGYPPQSGYPQQQPAYPPQGQYNQGMNYSGQQYPQQGGFHGGPEMLGTPSIRAAPNFNANQDAETLRKAMKGLGCNNSKVVSVLCARTNWQRQEIARAFKVMYGKDLIKDLKSELTGDFEDLILALMEPTAVYDAKQLHKAMEGLGTKESVLIEIMTSRTNQQIAEIRQVYKQLYRRDLEADLIGDTSGCFQRLLVSLCAGGRDESNYTDHLRANQDARKLYSAGERRLGTDESCFNQILASQNFNQLRLVFDEYEKVTKHSIEKAIESEFSGDIRDGLLAVVAVVRNRPAYFAKLLHESMKGFGTRDNDLIRLVVSRCEYDMVDIRGQFQAMYKTSLENMIKGDCSGAYKDGLIALVNGN, encoded by the exons ATGTCGCTCAAGAAATTCGTTATGTCCGGAATCCAGGATGTGCTG GAGAACAAACTCGGCCAGGTTACCGGTCGAggtcaacaacaacagcaacaaccaCAGTACAACTCGCAACAGAACCAAGGAAGCAATATGAATCAGGGTTACCACAACCAAGGTGGATATCCACCTCAATCCGGGCCAGGAAATGCTGGCTATAACCCGTATGGCCAACAAAACAACTACCCTCCTAATGAAGGAGGTTATCCACCACAACAAGGTGGATATCCACCACCCGGAGGGTATCTACCACAAGGAGGATATCCGCCGCAGGGATCGTATCCGGGGATGCCACAGCCCGGTGGTTATCCCCCAAATCAAG GCGCTGGCGGATATCCTCCTCAAGGAGGCGCTGGTTATCCGCCCCAATCAGGATATCCTCAGCAGCAACCTGCATATCCTCCACAGGGACAGTACAACCAAGGAATGAACTATTCTGGACAACAGTATCCACAGCAAGGAGGATTTCATGGAGGTCCTG AAATGCTTGGAACGCCGTCGATCCGAGCTGCCCCTAATTTCAACGCTAATCAGGATGCAGAGACATTACGAAAAGCCATGAAGGGTCTTGGTTGCAACAACTCTAAG GTCGTCAGTGTTTTGTGTGCACGTACCAACTGGCAGAGACAGGAGATAGCAAGGGCCTTTAAAGTGATGTACGGTAAAGATCTAATCAAG GACCTCAAATCCGAACTAACTGGTGATTTCGAGGACCTAATCCTTGCACTCATGGAGCCAACTGCTGTCTACGATGCGAAACAGTTACATAAAGCCATGGAG GGTCTGGGCACGAAAGAATCGGTTCTTATAGAAATTATGACATCGCGGACAAATCAGCAAATTGCCGAAATTCGCCAAGTTTATAAACAGCTATACAGAAGAGATCTTGAAGCTGATTTAATCGGTGACACGAGCGGCTGCTTCCAG CGTCTTCTCGTCTCCCTTTGTGCTGGCGGCAGAGACGAGTCCAACTATACCGATCACCTCAGAGCGAATCAG GATGCTCGTAAATTGTACAGCGCTGGCGAACGTCGACTTGGAACAGATGAGAGCTGCTTCAATCAAATTCTTGCTAGTCAGAACTTCAACCAGCTTCGTTTGGTATTCGATGAGTATGAGAAG GTGACGAAGCACTCAATCGAAAAAGCGATTGAATCCGAGTTCTCCGGTGACATCCGAGATGGACTCCTCGCCGTTGTAGCTGTGGTTCGTAACCGACCAGCATACTTCGCCAAGCTTTTGCACGAGAGCATGAAG GGATTCGGCACCAGAGACAACGACCTCATCCGACTGGTCGTCAGCCGATGCGAATACGATATGGTTGACATTAGAGGACAGTTCCAG GCCATGTACAAAACGTCCCTGGAAAACATGATCAAAGGCGATTGCTCCGGAGCCTACAAGGATGGTCTGATTGCTCTCGTCAACGGCAACTGA
- a CDS encoding hypothetical protein (NECATOR_CHRIII.G11341.T1), translated as MHIDSQNLLPTPVPFPKQPLDSGTPHRKKDRFERKEYEVDAVITQTTSSRTNLLVKKIANIFETVLC; from the exons ATGCACATTGATTCTCAAAATTTATTACCAACTCCTG TCCCATTTCCAAAGCAACCGTTGGATAGTGGAACTcctcatagaaaaaaagacag ATTCGAACGCAAAGAATATGAAGTGGATGCGGTCATTACGCAAACAACTTCATCCAGAACAAATTTGTTAGTAAA gaaaattgcAAACATCTTTGAAACTGTCCTGTGCTAA
- a CDS encoding hypothetical protein (NECATOR_CHRIII.G11342.T1) → MMSSTAKLTITGPAAAPCLIPLPTLNGGVDSAGVQTAGAVLLFMSLAECANFLGISSVRNELRVEKTAAERRAGTGFEVQKDSSA, encoded by the coding sequence atgatgtcatcgacaGCAAAGTTGACGATAACGGGTCCCGCTGCAGCTCCTTGTTTGATCCCACTTCCAACTTTGAACGGTGGAGTAGATTCGGCTGGTGTTCAAACCGCAGGAGcagttcttctattcatgtcgttaGCTGAGTGTGCGAACTTTCTTGGAATTTCGTCAGTGCGAAACGAGTTGAGGGTTGAAAAGACGGCCGCGGAGAGGAGAGCAGGAACGGGCTTTGAAGTCCAGAAGGACTCTTCTGCCTAG
- a CDS encoding hypothetical protein (NECATOR_CHRIII.G11343.T1) translates to MVEEEALLQCFSQPIYLAELLLQKAIRALAQRSHFLDRKFHHELSVRKTAQFCAGMILRTLNVTKLMHISFKFFNLSGF, encoded by the exons CATTGCTACAGTGCTTCTCGCAGCCTATATATTTGGCGGAGCTACTACTCCAAAAGGCAATCC GTGCTTTGGCTCAGCGGTCTCATTTTCTGGACAGAAAATTTCACCATGAACTCTCCGTGAGAAAGACAGCGCAATTTTGCGCAGGAATGATTTTGAGAACACTAAACGTAACAAAACTGATGcatatttcattcaaattcttCAATCTCTCTGGTTTTTAG